A single Blattabacterium sp. (Mastotermes darwiniensis) str. MADAR DNA region contains:
- a CDS encoding putative sugar nucleotidyl transferase, with the protein MDYFILYDGSIEWKNLLPLTFTRPISEIRLGIFTIRERWERYIGGKAFVITKPYLSKKYSFVMGKKGIYKNVLIINSSFLPNEELIQIIFELRENEAVFFKEKIVAVRKSHFSFENPFSLQALNGYKKKCYINQVVDIQKPWDIFMNNEIVLEKDFLFLTKGKNSFSLFGNNHIISKEKIFLEEDMTTENIVLNAKFGPIYLGKGVQIMEGSMIRGPAAICKKSILNMGTKIYGGTTIGPFCKIGGEIKNSVIFSYSNKAHDGFLGNTILGEWCNLGAGTNISNLRNDYSKVTVWNYEKKSFCPIDVQFFGMIMGDYSKSSINTQFNTATIVGVNASIFGYGFPPRYIPSFSLGGIQERKIISFKKVCETADIMMKRRDVTFSLLDKEILKYLYHSMDE; encoded by the coding sequence ATGGATTATTTCATATTGTATGATGGAAGTATAGAATGGAAAAATTTGCTGCCTCTTACATTTACTAGACCTATATCAGAAATTCGTTTAGGGATTTTCACAATAAGAGAAAGATGGGAAAGATATATTGGAGGAAAAGCTTTTGTTATAACGAAACCATATCTTTCAAAAAAATATTCTTTTGTAATGGGCAAGAAAGGAATATACAAAAATGTATTAATAATCAATTCTTCATTTCTTCCAAATGAAGAATTGATTCAAATAATTTTTGAATTAAGAGAAAATGAGGCGGTTTTTTTTAAAGAAAAAATTGTAGCTGTACGAAAGTCTCATTTTTCTTTTGAAAATCCTTTTTCATTACAAGCATTAAATGGTTATAAAAAAAAATGCTACATCAACCAGGTAGTTGACATTCAAAAACCATGGGATATTTTTATGAACAATGAAATTGTATTAGAAAAAGATTTTTTGTTTTTAACAAAAGGAAAAAATTCTTTTTCTTTATTTGGAAATAATCACATTATCTCTAAAGAAAAAATCTTTTTAGAAGAAGATATGACAACAGAAAATATTGTATTAAACGCTAAATTTGGTCCTATATACCTTGGAAAAGGAGTTCAAATTATGGAAGGATCTATGATTAGAGGACCAGCCGCTATTTGTAAAAAATCGATTTTAAATATGGGAACTAAAATATATGGAGGAACGACCATTGGTCCTTTTTGTAAAATAGGTGGGGAAATAAAAAATTCTGTAATTTTTTCTTATTCTAATAAAGCTCATGATGGTTTTTTGGGAAATACAATTTTGGGAGAATGGTGTAATTTAGGAGCTGGAACTAATATTTCCAATTTAAGAAATGACTATTCTAAAGTTACAGTTTGGAATTACGAAAAAAAAAGTTTTTGTCCTATTGATGTTCAATTTTTTGGAATGATAATGGGAGATTATTCCAAATCTTCAATTAATACTCAATTTAATACAGCTACGATAGTAGGTGTTAATGCAAGTATTTTTGGTTATGGTTTTCCACCTAGATATATTCCTTCTTTTTCCTTAGGAGGAATACAAGAGAGGAAAATCATTTCTTTTAAAAAAGTATGTGAAACTGCTGATATAATGATGAAGAGAAGAGATGTTACTTTTTCTCTATTGGATAAAGAAATTTTAAAATATTTATATCATTCGATGGATGAATGA
- a CDS encoding aldehyde dehydrogenase family protein, translating into MKFQTINPVDNSIINTYSFLKEKEIKDKLIIAHKAYEEWKGSSFYSRVKSITRLSYRMQEGLDILSYSITQEMGKPITQSREEINKSINLCKYYSSLEESIFFKNISTEYEKSYIIFEPIGAILGIMPWNYPIWQTIRCTIPNILLGNVMILKPAINTAGCSILLEKIFVESGFPKGVFQVFLVENHQIESLIAHSIIQGVAFTGSHLTGSHIGYLSGKYIKKSILELGGNDAFVVMKDVNNIQESAKFATKSRLNNTGQSCISAKRFIVDNSIVDDFIDLVIQEMKKYHRGDLYEKYTKIGYISRIDLSEKLHQQYKKVISNGGTVCLESTRDGNFFSPSLLKIKMENYSNNKEEIFGPIGLVYSFSKEEEIPFIVNYTCYGLGASIWTKDLKKAEVLSKKINTGMVFINEIVKSDPRFPFGGVKKSGYGRELSVLSIKEFSNWKTIIIKKRKL; encoded by the coding sequence ATGAAGTTCCAAACTATTAATCCCGTAGATAATAGTATAATAAATACTTATTCCTTTCTAAAAGAAAAAGAAATTAAGGATAAGCTTATTATAGCTCATAAAGCTTATGAAGAATGGAAAGGATCTTCTTTTTATTCTAGGGTAAAAAGTATAACGAGATTATCTTATCGTATGCAAGAAGGACTAGATATATTATCGTATTCCATTACCCAAGAAATGGGAAAACCTATAACTCAATCACGTGAAGAAATAAATAAAAGTATTAATTTGTGCAAATATTATTCTTCTTTGGAAGAATCTATCTTTTTTAAAAACATATCTACTGAATATGAAAAATCTTATATTATATTTGAGCCTATAGGGGCTATATTAGGAATTATGCCTTGGAACTATCCTATTTGGCAAACTATCAGATGTACCATTCCTAATATTTTATTAGGAAATGTAATGATTCTTAAACCAGCTATTAATACTGCAGGGTGTTCTATTCTTTTAGAAAAGATATTCGTTGAATCTGGGTTTCCAAAAGGTGTTTTTCAAGTTTTTTTAGTAGAAAACCATCAAATAGAATCTTTAATAGCCCATTCTATCATACAAGGAGTTGCTTTTACAGGAAGCCATTTAACAGGAAGTCATATAGGATATTTATCCGGAAAGTATATTAAAAAGTCTATTTTAGAATTAGGAGGAAATGATGCATTTGTAGTCATGAAAGATGTCAATAATATTCAAGAATCGGCGAAATTTGCTACAAAATCTAGATTAAACAATACAGGACAGTCCTGTATTTCTGCTAAACGTTTTATTGTAGATAATTCTATTGTAGATGATTTTATAGATCTGGTTATTCAAGAAATGAAAAAATATCATAGAGGAGATCTATATGAAAAATATACTAAAATAGGTTATATTTCTCGTATTGATTTATCTGAAAAATTACATCAACAATATAAGAAAGTTATTTCGAATGGAGGAACAGTATGCTTAGAATCTACAAGAGATGGTAACTTTTTTTCTCCATCTTTGTTGAAGATAAAGATGGAAAATTATTCTAATAATAAAGAGGAAATATTTGGTCCAATTGGATTGGTTTATTCTTTTTCTAAAGAAGAAGAAATTCCTTTTATTGTTAATTATACGTGTTATGGATTAGGAGCTTCTATTTGGACTAAAGATTTAAAAAAAGCGGAAGTATTATCCAAAAAAATAAATACTGGTATGGTTTTTATCAATGAAATTGTGAAATCAGATCCTCGTTTTCCTTTTGGAGGAGTGAAAAAATCTGGATATGGAAGAGAACTTTCTGTTTTATCCATAAAAGAATTCTCTAATTGGAAAACTATTATTATAAAAAAAAGGAAATTATAA
- the metE gene encoding 5-methyltetrahydropteroyltriglutamate--homocysteine S-methyltransferase, producing the protein MLKHNLGYPRIGIQRELKKACEAYWYNKIDSNKLFEIGKKIRKENWKIQEKSGLDLIPCNDFSFYDHVLDMSLLLGCIPDPYLSIPIINEKIDLYFSMARGFQKNGWDVKAMEMTKWFNTNYHYIVPEFHKNQKFHIFSNKIFDEFEEIKKEIKSIPKPVLIGPITYLFLGKEKENSFHRMDLIENLIPVYIQIIKKLKNQGSTWIQIDEPILVLDLSQKEIEAFQYAYQEISKLCSEVNILLTSYFDGILENISLIKDISIQALHIDVIEDPGQLEFILDFLMEKKMILSLGLINGRNIWKNNYVHSIKKIERSIELLGDKRVMIAPNSSLLHIPIDIEYEYSIPNDIKEIICFAKQKIYELSDLENILKGNKDILLKNFDLLEKAKTSSFIHDTKIKERVRKIKENDIKRKSSFKIRQKKQHEKFNFPFFPTTTIGSFPQTKEIRILRSKLRKKELSKKEYENKIQELIVEVIRKQEEINLDVLVHGEFERNDMVEFFSEKLKGFISTDNGWVQSYGSRCVKPPVIYGDVGRIGEMTVDWICFAQSKTKKLMKGMLTGPVTILQWSFVRDDQPISTTAYQIALAIRDEVKSLEDSGIRIIQIDEPALREGLPLKKKDWTSYFNWSIKAFRIASSGVKDETQIHTHMCYSEFNDILKPISDLDADVITIETSRSKMELLKGFSEFSYPNEIGPGVYDIHSPRIPTVEEILDLIKKASNKIPIRNIWINPDCGLKTRKWNEVIKSLKNMTEAAKIARKKMDQLI; encoded by the coding sequence ATGTTGAAACATAATTTAGGTTATCCTCGTATAGGAATACAAAGAGAATTAAAAAAAGCTTGTGAAGCTTATTGGTACAATAAAATAGATTCAAATAAGTTATTTGAAATTGGAAAAAAAATACGAAAAGAAAATTGGAAAATACAAGAAAAATCAGGTTTAGATTTGATTCCGTGTAATGATTTTAGTTTTTATGATCATGTTTTAGATATGTCTTTATTATTGGGATGCATTCCGGATCCTTATTTGTCAATTCCTATCATTAATGAAAAAATTGATCTTTATTTTTCTATGGCTAGAGGATTTCAAAAAAATGGATGGGATGTAAAGGCTATGGAAATGACTAAATGGTTTAATACTAATTATCATTATATAGTTCCGGAATTTCACAAAAATCAAAAATTTCATATTTTTTCCAATAAAATATTTGATGAATTTGAAGAAATAAAAAAAGAGATTAAATCTATTCCAAAACCTGTTTTGATAGGTCCTATTACCTATCTTTTTTTGGGAAAAGAAAAAGAAAATTCATTTCATAGAATGGATTTGATTGAAAATCTTATTCCTGTTTATATACAAATAATTAAAAAATTAAAGAATCAAGGATCTACTTGGATTCAAATAGATGAACCTATTTTAGTTTTAGATTTGTCTCAAAAAGAAATAGAGGCTTTTCAATACGCTTATCAGGAAATATCTAAACTTTGTTCTGAAGTAAATATATTGCTCACCTCTTATTTTGATGGAATTTTAGAAAATATTTCTCTTATTAAGGATATTTCTATACAAGCTTTACATATTGATGTAATAGAAGATCCAGGACAATTAGAATTTATTCTAGATTTTTTGATGGAAAAAAAAATGATTTTATCTTTAGGATTGATAAATGGAAGAAATATATGGAAAAATAATTATGTTCATTCCATTAAAAAAATCGAAAGATCCATAGAATTATTGGGAGATAAAAGAGTAATGATCGCTCCTAATTCTTCTCTTTTACATATTCCTATAGATATAGAATACGAATATTCCATTCCTAATGATATCAAAGAAATAATTTGTTTTGCTAAACAAAAGATTTATGAATTAAGTGATTTAGAAAATATTCTAAAAGGAAATAAGGATATTTTATTAAAAAATTTTGATTTATTAGAAAAGGCTAAGACTTCTTCCTTTATTCATGATACCAAGATCAAAGAAAGAGTGAGAAAAATAAAAGAAAATGATATAAAAAGAAAAAGTTCCTTTAAAATTCGTCAGAAAAAACAGCATGAAAAATTTAATTTTCCTTTTTTTCCTACCACTACTATTGGTTCATTTCCTCAAACTAAAGAAATTCGTATTTTAAGGAGTAAATTACGAAAAAAAGAATTAAGTAAAAAAGAATATGAAAATAAAATTCAAGAGTTGATTGTAGAGGTTATTCGAAAACAAGAAGAAATCAATTTAGATGTTTTAGTCCATGGAGAATTTGAGAGAAACGATATGGTTGAATTTTTTTCAGAAAAATTGAAGGGATTTATTTCTACTGACAATGGATGGGTTCAGAGTTATGGAAGTCGTTGTGTAAAACCTCCTGTTATTTATGGAGATGTAGGTAGAATTGGTGAAATGACTGTGGATTGGATTTGTTTTGCTCAGTCTAAAACCAAGAAGTTAATGAAAGGAATGTTAACCGGTCCTGTAACTATTTTACAGTGGTCTTTTGTTAGAGATGATCAACCCATTTCTACTACGGCTTATCAGATTGCTTTGGCTATTAGGGATGAGGTAAAATCCTTAGAAGATTCTGGAATTAGAATTATTCAAATTGATGAACCTGCTCTTAGAGAAGGATTACCTTTGAAGAAAAAGGATTGGACGTCTTATTTTAATTGGTCTATTAAAGCATTTCGTATTGCTTCAAGTGGAGTAAAAGATGAAACACAAATTCATACACATATGTGTTATAGTGAATTCAACGATATATTGAAACCTATATCGGATCTAGATGCAGATGTTATTACTATAGAAACATCTCGTTCTAAGATGGAGTTATTAAAGGGTTTTTCAGAATTTTCTTATCCTAATGAAATTGGACCAGGAGTATACGATATTCACTCTCCAAGAATTCCTACTGTAGAAGAAATATTAGATTTAATTAAAAAGGCTTCCAATAAAATACCAATCAGAAATATTTGGATTAATCCAGATTGTGGATTAAAAACTAGAAAATGGAATGAAGTTATAAAATCCCTTAAAAATATGACGGAAGCTGCAAAAATTGCTAGAAAAAAAATGGATCAATTAATATGA
- a CDS encoding 3-oxoacyl-ACP synthase III family protein, giving the protein MIRSIITGTGHYLPKNIIKSNHFLKYVFYDQKGLKIEKSNEEIINKFQKITEIEERRYINNSLLNSDIATIAAKRALNNSKIYKEEIDYIISAHNYGDINPISFQSDLMPSIAARVKNKLEIKNKKCRPYDMIFGCTGWIEGMILADQLLQAKYAKNILITSSETLSKAIDPHDRNSMIFSDGAGAAVLSSIEIEEENLGIIYYDTQCNNNEELHYLNNGPSLNPSYKKSLVNIRMNGRRIYEYALTEVPIMLKRILDHANLHLKDIKKILIHQANAKMDYAILKRLLKLYNYNNAKTKDFCKKLMPMTIQKYGNSSVATVPTLLDLILQKRMLPHEIHPGDTILMASLGAGMNINGMIYRFPKKKHYE; this is encoded by the coding sequence ATGATTCGATCCATCATTACAGGTACTGGACACTATTTGCCAAAAAATATAATAAAGAGTAATCATTTTTTAAAATACGTATTTTACGATCAAAAAGGATTGAAAATTGAAAAATCTAATGAAGAAATAATCAATAAGTTTCAAAAAATTACAGAAATAGAAGAAAGAAGATATATTAATAATTCCTTATTAAATTCTGATATAGCTACTATTGCCGCAAAAAGAGCTTTGAATAACTCTAAAATTTATAAAGAAGAAATAGATTATATTATTTCTGCCCACAATTATGGAGATATTAATCCTATTTCTTTTCAATCGGATTTAATGCCTTCTATAGCTGCTAGAGTGAAAAATAAACTTGAAATAAAAAATAAGAAATGTCGTCCATATGATATGATATTTGGGTGTACAGGATGGATAGAAGGGATGATATTGGCTGATCAGCTTCTGCAAGCTAAATATGCAAAAAATATTTTGATCACTAGTTCTGAAACTTTATCCAAAGCTATAGATCCGCATGATAGAAATTCCATGATCTTTTCAGATGGAGCAGGTGCTGCTGTTTTATCTTCTATTGAAATAGAAGAAGAAAATCTCGGAATCATTTATTACGATACTCAGTGTAACAACAATGAAGAACTTCATTATCTAAATAATGGACCATCTTTGAATCCTAGTTATAAAAAATCTCTAGTCAATATTAGAATGAATGGAAGACGTATTTATGAATATGCATTAACAGAAGTTCCAATCATGTTAAAAAGAATATTGGATCATGCAAATTTACATCTGAAAGACATTAAAAAAATTCTTATTCATCAAGCTAATGCAAAAATGGATTATGCTATTTTAAAAAGATTATTGAAATTGTATAATTATAATAATGCAAAAACTAAGGATTTTTGTAAAAAATTAATGCCAATGACCATTCAAAAATATGGAAATTCTTCCGTAGCAACTGTTCCAACTTTGTTGGATTTGATTCTACAAAAAAGGATGCTTCCTCATGAAATTCATCCTGGAGATACTATATTAATGGCTTCATTAGGAGCAGGAATGAATATTAATGGAATGATTTATCGGTTTCCAAAAAAAAAACATTATGAATAA
- a CDS encoding ubiquinone/menaquinone biosynthesis methyltransferase, translated as MATGTGDLALLIAKKFHDTNVIGLDPSEKMLTIARNKIKNNLLEKRVKFIQGYSQNIPFNKDTFDVVTIAFGIRNFQYFHLSLKEIYRILKPLGILEILEFSKPSNTYIKKIIDLYYRFMAQIGSFLSRNRFAYKYLQESIQSYSYCGNKMKRILRHHKFKTIYTKTLTFGIVSIYLSKKNEFD; from the coding sequence TTGGCTACTGGAACTGGAGATCTAGCTTTATTGATAGCTAAAAAATTTCATGATACCAATGTTATTGGTTTAGATCCTTCTGAAAAAATGCTAACAATAGCCAGAAATAAAATAAAGAATAATCTTTTAGAAAAAAGAGTAAAATTTATTCAAGGATATTCACAAAATATTCCTTTCAATAAGGATACTTTTGATGTAGTAACTATTGCCTTTGGAATAAGGAATTTTCAATATTTTCATCTCTCTCTTAAGGAAATATATAGAATTCTTAAACCTTTAGGAATTTTAGAAATTTTAGAATTTTCTAAACCTTCGAATACTTATATAAAAAAAATTATTGATTTATACTATCGTTTTATGGCTCAAATAGGAAGTTTTTTATCTAGAAACCGTTTTGCCTATAAATATTTACAGGAATCCATTCAATCTTATTCCTATTGTGGAAATAAAATGAAAAGAATTTTAAGACATCATAAATTTAAAACTATTTATACCAAAACATTAACATTTGGAATTGTTTCTATTTATTTATCAAAAAAAAATGAATTTGATTAA
- a CDS encoding type B 50S ribosomal protein L31: protein MNKKIHPKNYRSVVFKDINNENIFICRSTVKTKESIKINGLVYPLYKMEISSFSHPFFTGEKRFSGKTGPAEKFNKKYEKYKKNL from the coding sequence ATGAATAAAAAAATACATCCAAAAAATTATAGATCTGTGGTTTTTAAAGATATAAATAACGAAAATATATTTATATGCAGATCGACCGTAAAGACAAAAGAATCTATAAAAATAAATGGATTGGTTTATCCATTGTATAAAATGGAAATTTCCAGTTTTTCTCATCCATTTTTTACTGGAGAAAAAAGATTCTCAGGGAAAACGGGACCAGCAGAAAAGTTTAATAAAAAATACGAAAAATATAAAAAAAATTTATAG
- a CDS encoding SufE family protein, giving the protein MTLQNKEEIIKKEFFFLKNWEEKYEYLIDLGKELPKKSDNFRSEDKLIYGCQSKVWLEAKLKGSRVFFDADSDALLPRGIAAIMIRVYSGHFPFEIISSRANFIYEIGFQTFLSPIRANGILLLLKKIKFYAIAFNEKISVRLSGKIQ; this is encoded by the coding sequence ATGACGTTACAAAATAAAGAAGAAATAATAAAAAAAGAATTTTTTTTTCTCAAAAATTGGGAAGAAAAATATGAATATCTTATAGATTTAGGAAAAGAGTTACCAAAAAAATCCGATAATTTTAGATCCGAAGATAAATTAATTTATGGATGTCAATCTAAAGTTTGGTTAGAAGCTAAATTAAAGGGTAGTCGTGTTTTTTTTGATGCAGATAGTGATGCTTTGTTACCTAGAGGGATCGCTGCTATTATGATTCGTGTGTATTCAGGACATTTCCCTTTTGAAATTATTTCATCTAGGGCTAATTTTATTTATGAAATAGGATTTCAAACATTTTTATCCCCAATTCGAGCTAATGGTATTCTTTTGTTGTTAAAAAAAATTAAGTTTTATGCAATAGCTTTTAATGAAAAAATTTCTGTTAGATTGAGTGGTAAAATTCAATAA
- a CDS encoding class I SAM-dependent methyltransferase, which produces MNKYPILSEEKLIKMFDNISYNYDFINHVLSFGIDILWRRKVIDLLTNIGKKKIKKY; this is translated from the coding sequence ATGAACAAATATCCTATTTTATCAGAAGAAAAATTAATAAAAATGTTTGATAATATTTCTTACAATTATGATTTTATTAATCATGTTTTGTCTTTCGGAATAGATATTTTATGGAGAAGAAAAGTGATAGATTTATTAACCAATATTGGTAAAAAAAAAATCAAAAAATATTAG